From Ptychodera flava strain L36383 chromosome 9, AS_Pfla_20210202, whole genome shotgun sequence:
TTTCCAATCTGTGGATCATTATTCTTATCCTGCGAGATGTGGTGTTTAAAGGACAACTGGTCATCATATGAACCACACTTCAGTTTATGAATGTAACACAAAATGCTGTCTATCGCTAAATGTGCATCGCCATCCTTGACAAGAAGCCAGCCCAAATAAAGCATTGGCCCCGAGAAATGAAGAGAAATGTCAAATTAAATACCTCCGAGTAGTTCCCTTCTAATATCCGGGACGTATTATATTCTTCTATTGTAGCATCCGTTTTAGAATCTGCTATGGCCACCTTTTGAGAAGTGGCACCTATCTTAGCAGAATTGAGTGTTGAAAGATCCCCTGGTGCATCAGTACTTTGTAAGGCACTCTTCTGATCTTCTGGGCATTCGCAGCTGAGGCAAATCTTTTGGAggtgttcattttgtttttcctcGATTGTCCTGATACACGTGACTCTGTGaagtgaaatttgaaagaatgtacaatgttgAGTATTTTTGTTGACAGTTTGTTGATTTTCAGATGATTACATAAGTGTTATAAATTGAAGTCAATAGTCTTTCTGCCGATGACGGTCATAAGACCGCTGCTGAATTTTATTCAGCCACAGCATACAGATGGTTTTCCATCCTTCCATTCTATTATTTGTATGTTTCTGGAAAATGTTGTGGATGCTATACTTTGAAAGAGTGGCACCTTTTTTTCCTGTTGTAGAAAGGAAGTATTGTGATCTCTAATTGTAGCTCTATGTTTCTAGCGATTGTATCCAATTCTAGATGTTGATCTCCGAGataattttagtttgaaagggTTATTTTTGGACTGTTTGTTGCTCATTATGTCTCATTATGTTGACATGGACCAGTCTCAGATTGCCAAAAAAATCTTGGACCAGTTCCAAAGGACTACAAATATGACTTGGATGCtgtcaaaaatggcaaaactcgTCTCCTGGGACAAGTCCCGTATTGCAAGTAAAACGTTATCTGAATAAAGTCTACCTTTATGCCTGATAAGCTACACGTTTTGCATATTGTATGAGTACTAATCGAGATGGGAGAATTAAATTATGCGGTATTTGTTTTCTTGCGATTTGATCCACTCAGACCAGACAGATAATTGACTTTAAAATGGTAAAGACTGTGTTTGCAGCATTCATGTATCGTTATCAGCACATTTTGCGGCTACTTGCAAAAAGAGAATGAAAGAATGCACTAGTCTGGTTACCCACACTACATTGCAGAGGTCTCACTCAGCCTACCCCCATACAGTGTGgggaaatttcattcaaaaatctCCATCAAAGACGGCGCAATGGGGACACGGTAGATATATCCAAGGAGTTATTGATCCATGGCTATATATTGTGTTTGAgacaaagtaatgataaatgTATAGCTTATGTGGAAGTGGCTTTCGAAGCCCTTTCTTAGGAACGAGTGGTAATTATGACTATTATGTTTTAGATCAGTTTCATCGCACTTCACTTGCCTTCGTAACTGATCCAATACACGGGTCGTAGTTCCTACTCATTACTGCGAGAGGGCTTTCAAAACCACTTATATACAACCTTGAAGCTATATTTCCGTGTGAAACTTTGTCCCAATGCTTAATTTATATGATGGATCTAAGTTGTCCGCATCTCACAAGCTTTACTCGGTGATTTTTGAATTGGATTTCCCCTAGACTGTGTGGGCGGCCAAATGAGAATCTCAACAGCTTGGGTAGCCAAGATGTACTTCCAACTGCTATATACACGACGATGAGAAATCTGTTGTATTAAAATAGCTACGCAAATTTTCAATTATTGTGTTATACACGCTTAGTCAATCGCTGTGTGGTACAATTATGTACAAACTGCGAAAGTCCATGATTTCAATCAAGATGTCTGGTCCTGGGGCATGGGTTGACGTATATTATCGTTTAGTTGACGTCTGCTTTTGTTCATTGACAGCAGATTAATTAACATACACATTGCTAATCCTAACGCTACTTTAAGGTCTTAGGATTATTCTTTGTGATAAATAACACTCATATGAGTCTTTCTTCATTGTGACAGCTGATAGTAGTATGCCAATCATGCTGACTTATATTATATAATTATTAACATCGAAGCAACAGCTTCacgtagtatttgtgaaaagtTAAAGCAACTATAGCCCTGTCGCATTATTCGAAGAACTATGACCTGGTCTCCACTCATTAAGTTTGCATGCATCAAAATTAGACGTCCGATCTTACAGCAGGGTAAGGTGGATGTCAAATTCACAGCAAGAACTGAAGTTGAAAATGTGTCGATCAATTCTTAGACTGTCAAAAGGCACCAATGCCAATGTGACTTTTGCTTCGCCATTTAATAGTGTGGTTCAAACGTTTCGCTAAGCACAAACGACTGTATAAGTTGCAGACTTTAGCTTGATAATTATTAATGATGTATGGTGTCAGAGTATGGGTCCATCGAGACTTGGACGAGGTTTTGGTTATTGAGCTATCGTATATATGATTAGGCAAGATGTTTCAGCACCAGGGTACctaaaaaattgtagttttgACAGTGAAACAGATGCCATGATTATACACGCAGTAGTTTTGACCCAGGGTCTAGGTAGTCGCTTCGGGAAAAGTGATGTCGTGCCGGATTATCCAGAAGCTGTGACGAAAAACCAAACGTTTTGACTAAACTTCCACCTTTGTGGCGCTAACAACATGGCAGCTGACAAGTCAGATGCTGGCGACGGTAAGAATGTTATGCCGTATCATTACTATCTTGGCGTTGAAGATTGTTTAAAGTATCCCATACAGTGTAGAAAATTTTAGAAAGTGTACCAGGAAAGTTTCTGtgttcaattttgaataatgGTCGAGAATTCAGTGTTCCCGTGTCAGTTCACTCACTGAGTGGTAAACCTCCTATACCTTAGATGCATTATAGTACTGAGTACATGTAGTTCAATGGAGGTACAATGCGGACGATTATGTGAACATGTTACTCGATCTTGCTTGGTGTTGAAGATCGTTTAAAGTAGCTCATACAGTGTAGAAGATGTTAGAAAGTGAACCAGGAAAGTTTCTGTGTTCAATTTAGAGTAATTTCTGAGAATTCTGTGTTTCCGCATCATAGTCAGTGTAGGTTCACAGGGCAGGCGCTAGCTAGGCCATTCATACACATGAGAGAAGAATGCAGGGCACTTCAGTTTATCCAAagtcattttattatttctgtaCCACTTCGGATAGCCTGTTTTGAGAgtatgcagtgtttcatccaggattgCACCATGAGGAGGATTTCCCCCTTTACCCTAAAATTAAGGGGGGTTCCCAGTTCATGTGTTATGCGTGGCAGGTCTGGCAGCAGCAAAGAAAGTATTCTTactgatttcacaaatactgatACACCGTTTGTAAAATTGTCAACTTTTTCATTTGTACTGGGCAGGCtctataaatatgtatttttttcagtacaaaattagatagcCCACCCCCATGTAATTACTGCAGGCTCCCTAAATTATCGTTCAGTTGACGTCTGCTTTTGTTCATTGACAGCAGGTTAAATCAACATACTCATTGCTAATCCTAACGCTACTTTGAGGTCTCTAGGATTATTCTCGTACCCTACTTGTCTGTCTCTACTTGAATATTTGTGACAGCTGGCAAGTAAAGTATTGTGCCAATCATGTTGACGTATCGAAATAACACTTTACACCTACATAACATATAAGCAACCGCTTCACTTggtatttgtgaaaatttaaccaACCATGTTATTTAGCCCTGTCGGATTATTCTACGGACAACGGCCTGGTCTCCGTACGCGTTTATTATGTTTGAATGAAGCAAAAATTGGACGTCCGATCTTATAGTAAGGTAAGGgctgcattgttcactgtatTTGCTTTTTGTTCATTTCGGCGGAATGGTGGATGTCAAATTTACAGCAAGGTTgaagttgaaaacatgttgATCAAGTCTTAGGCTGTCAAAAGTCGCCTGTGCCCATGTGACTTTTGCTTCGCCTTTGAACAGTGGGGTTCAAATTTCGGTTCAAATTTCGCTGAGCACAAACGACTGTATAAGTTGCGACGCCAGCTTGATAATTATGAATGAGGTATGATGTATTTAAAATAAGATAAATTTAACCTTGTAGGCTCAAATTTTTGTCAGTTCTCAGCAAATTCTAAAAGAGCAATTATCAATCAACACAACAGACACCATACCCTAAATGAAATACATTGAcatatctgataaatatttaaaatgtccGTAAAATGGGCAACATTGCTCGATATTTTTAggtttttcaagaaaataattgcgaaagtttataatttttaattagtcacgGGTTGTTACGTGAGCTCTCATAGAACTTTATGTCTACTAACAATTTAGTTTTGATTTAACACTTTGTACAGTAGACaacagacaaaaacatatgcaacaggtggaaaagtgtatatcaattatcaaatgtacataaatgcaaagatattgttagttttatattggaaaattgtgcatagttctctcatagactaccatgtacagtgaatcaacatttcagtgaaattccaaaatcaaatttcttgcacaaccatggacttataaccactctagtctaatcgagaacattaatatcaataatcaagcatacataaatgcacagatttacctagttttgtattgaaaaaattattcatagtttcatcatagactgccatgtatagtgaatcaacatttcggtgaaattccaaaatcacatttcttgcacaaccatggacttgtaaccactctagtctaatcaagaacattaatatcaataatcaagtgtacacaaatgcacagatttacctatttttgtattggaaaaaaattattcaaatttcatcatagactagTTACCCTGTATAGTGAGCCAacattttagatgaaattccaaaatcaatttcttgtacacaaatgcacattttacttccaaattcaagcaaagtacatttaaatacattatcaaacatatataatatacagatatagcatgttgtgtgggggaaaattgtcaataatttgcctgatagactccatgtattatgatttgatatttttggatgaatcACCATATCAGTCACATCtcgccttcttatagttgcacaaaatatggtgaccgtccctcaaatgtataaaataccatatctcttcaaaagtTCTTGCGTGATAACTTGTGACTgaccctccaaaaacaccagccctcccctctgtaatttgtccctaactaACATAAATATAGAACCATTGTTATGTACATTAGCTGATACTGTGTTTCTGTTATTCCTGGGAGAATACAGCAGTGGTTGGGGAAGGGTCAAATTTTTAATGTCGGACAAgaggggggtcacattttagacgagaataggggagggtcacattttacggtacaggtgtgcgcgaaattcgcccagcccctgtaattactgaaggctcccttatttaGGGAGCCCTCGTTTAACATATTAAGGCCAACGTTTCGCCGACAAAATCATGGAGTGGGGTTATCATCTGAAACTGGAAAACTGCAAATGGAGGGGGTCATGTTATTTTTAGTGATATCACAGAGAGGGTGTCACTAGATTTTCAAAATGTCTACTCTACCAAGAAACGTTGTTTCTAGTACAAACAAGTATTTCCGGAAATGAAAAGTGACATTTCATGTGTTTCATTATCAATATATCATGATCTGAATAAGTACATATATTTGCTGTTGTCAACTTTCTGCCTTCAGGCTCGTTTCACTATAGCGGTTACAAGCAGATTGGAATGGCAGGTTCCTGGCATGCTTTAGCTGAAAGTACTCAAACTATAAGTGCATGCTACAAGACGGCTTTGGCAATGCTCGAAACATAAGCCCATACAATGCAAACCATTTGACACGTGGGCCGAATTATTTTAACTCTATCATTGATTGCAATTGTACTTGATACAATGAACAGATATCAACGTATCACTATTTCCCCTAGTATTGCGAACGACAAAGGGTTCTCTGCTTTTTATCATCCTCTATGGAGATTATCAAATGTTTCAGTGGGTAGGGGTAAAGAAGAATTTGCTTGCCCATGCAGAACTCAATAACTGAAACCTTCCTTAGAGGAGTTCTTATGGCGATTGGCTTCTTTCCTATTTCCTATAAAAACAGCTCTTGCCCGCCTCACTCAGCGTTCTCCCTCGAACTTTGGTTCTTGGCTGTTAGTAAAAGCAAATTACTGTATTAGTATATATTCGATTGGACTTGACGAAAACACTGGCTATATTGGTATTTTAGAAAAGAAAGCACGGGAGACTGTCGACAGCTCTTTGAAGTCTCTAACGtgacaattagatattattccctaatatctTTCTTTCTTCACCGAAGGAAAATaatcgtgacgtaatgaccgtatCACCattcgtcttcgactcgtggggACACGGTCATTATGTCACgggtattttccgagctgaacgaagaaaaatataaggaataatatacttatcacatgcacaagccaagaattcgttaatTTTTGCAAAGTACAAGAAGTTTTCGTGACAATTCGGcgttaaacttttgaactactttaggaatacgCCGTtggcaagttgtcaatcatttccagtcgtccgacGCGTGAGCGAGGAATACGGCGTTCACGTTCGTGTATAGAGCAAATGTTAGACGACACTCTCGGTCTACActagccctgcatacaggtctgtgtgttccccggcgttatacggcctccaccacagccctgcaacggtccatggagataactgggATCTCTGC
This genomic window contains:
- the LOC139139970 gene encoding uncharacterized protein — its product is MSSCRRLTLRIVWVTLDIANQKLDYRRVTCIRTIEEKQNEHLQKICLSCECPEDQKSALQSTDAPGDLSTLNSAKIGATSQKVAIADSKTDATIEEYNTSRILEGNYSETRISGVNVQDDVIVVNEDVDACVDSGFSSLGLDSGSEN